A single genomic interval of uncultured Desulfobulbus sp. harbors:
- a CDS encoding multidrug effflux MFS transporter, producing MGCLTEIRKRFPPIILLLALLSAFPPLATDMYLPALPLLQGELHAPAVAINLTLVTFFITYCGFLLIYGPLSDRYGRKPPLLFGVGLFICACVICALSQTAEMMIFGRILQGAGASAASAIVFAVSKDRFDGMERQRVFIQIGVIVATAPMIAPILGGWIIKLLSWHWIFVLQTLLGTIALIGVLMMEESLTPQEPPGFTEVALSYLRLCANGRYFFLLLTLSFPCIPVFAFVGASSEIYILQYGYNEQQYGYFFGFNSLAFVLAPLTFSRAVRSFSILQLMPLAFIGMLLGSLLLLCPWIPPPWRLSLPMFCLTFCFSFCRPAGNNLILEQVDRDTGAASSLMVFFYFMVGATAMWFLSYGWADKVVMLGWMGVAALGCTLLSWELVKNRICTDMELGKRRGTEMS from the coding sequence ATGGGCTGTCTTACCGAGATCAGAAAACGTTTTCCACCCATTATCCTCCTCTTGGCACTGCTGTCAGCCTTTCCGCCACTGGCCACGGATATGTATCTCCCGGCCCTGCCTCTGCTGCAAGGTGAACTGCACGCTCCGGCGGTGGCGATCAACCTGACCCTGGTCACCTTTTTTATAACCTACTGCGGCTTTTTACTGATTTACGGGCCGCTATCCGATCGCTACGGGCGCAAACCGCCACTTCTGTTCGGTGTGGGGCTGTTCATCTGCGCCTGCGTGATCTGCGCCCTGTCGCAGACTGCGGAGATGATGATTTTTGGCCGGATCCTGCAGGGAGCCGGAGCTTCGGCAGCCTCGGCCATTGTCTTTGCGGTGAGCAAGGATCGGTTTGACGGCATGGAGCGGCAGCGTGTCTTTATCCAGATCGGGGTGATCGTGGCCACCGCCCCGATGATCGCCCCGATACTCGGTGGCTGGATCATCAAGCTGCTCTCCTGGCACTGGATCTTTGTCCTTCAGACCCTGCTTGGCACCATTGCCCTCATCGGCGTGCTCATGATGGAGGAATCCTTAACGCCGCAGGAGCCCCCCGGCTTTACCGAGGTTGCCTTAAGTTACCTGCGTCTGTGCGCCAACGGCCGCTACTTTTTCCTCCTGCTGACCCTGAGCTTTCCCTGCATTCCGGTGTTCGCCTTTGTCGGCGCATCGTCGGAGATCTACATTCTGCAGTACGGGTACAACGAACAGCAGTACGGCTATTTTTTCGGCTTCAATTCCCTGGCCTTTGTCCTCGCGCCGCTCACCTTTTCAAGGGCGGTGCGCTCCTTTTCCATTCTCCAGCTCATGCCCCTGGCCTTTATCGGCATGCTGCTCGGTTCACTGTTGCTGCTCTGCCCCTGGATTCCACCTCCCTGGCGGCTGAGCTTGCCGATGTTTTGCCTCACCTTCTGCTTTTCCTTCTGTCGCCCTGCGGGCAACAATCTGATCTTGGAACAGGTGGACCGGGATACCGGCGCAGCCTCCTCGCTGATGGTCTTCTTCTATTTCATGGTAGGGGCAACGGCGATGTGGTTTCTCTCCTATGGTTGGGCGGACAAGGTGGTGATGCTTGGCTGGATGGGGGTGGCGGCACTCGGTTGCACGCTGCTCTCCTGGGAGCTGGTCAAAAACAGGATTTGCACGGACATGGAGCTGGGAAAAAGGAGAGGGACGGAGATGTCGTGA
- a CDS encoding putative sensor domain DACNV-containing protein: protein MHVYPSELVALITQRWNDASVTEQDADQQQPKSLPDKVALEQFISTCYQVSMMREEDRPVTLRLIVADPELFPPDQGPPKGFLRTLFSSPRSFNEYELRRLSPAVDFERSLIGVAPHPDKGFEIWGLVNSGIRWLQEERGGNKKTNQLPDSFVVHVTGPGMLTICRGLKIIATLNSGRLLDSTANAFQSKWMNKLFAEEREYLLQMHEAFRASVLYPVAKIQDEFIDRLQFQLLKRVISVTRMSRHGGTFIIFPGNNPPDLSVDNPHIQIKYRFLRDEAIERQQNLMIRTIRLATTALGDINKPDKIISWKDYVELRHESAVYDLEEALYEQAQFVASLAAVDGAVVTTGRGAIGFGGMIVGSLDKLTEVAIANDVEGKMVTLAKIEGYGSRHRSVYHLCNAIHQVMAIVVSQDGNVQLAKWRNGIVTCWDLTSQMFIGDN from the coding sequence ATGCATGTTTATCCATCGGAACTCGTTGCTCTCATAACCCAGCGATGGAATGATGCGTCCGTAACTGAACAGGATGCTGACCAACAGCAACCAAAGAGCCTACCGGACAAGGTTGCCCTGGAGCAGTTCATCTCCACCTGTTACCAAGTCAGCATGATGCGCGAGGAGGACCGTCCGGTTACCCTCCGCCTGATCGTGGCCGATCCCGAACTTTTCCCGCCGGACCAGGGCCCCCCGAAAGGTTTTCTCCGAACCCTCTTTTCCTCGCCCCGTTCCTTCAACGAATATGAACTGCGGCGTCTGTCCCCGGCGGTTGATTTCGAACGCTCGCTCATCGGTGTTGCGCCCCATCCGGACAAGGGCTTTGAAATCTGGGGCCTGGTCAATTCGGGCATTCGCTGGCTGCAGGAAGAGCGTGGCGGCAACAAAAAGACCAATCAACTGCCCGATTCCTTTGTGGTCCATGTAACCGGTCCGGGCATGCTGACCATCTGCCGCGGTCTGAAAATCATTGCCACCCTCAACTCAGGCCGGTTGCTCGACTCCACCGCCAATGCCTTTCAATCCAAATGGATGAACAAACTCTTTGCCGAAGAACGGGAATATCTGCTGCAGATGCACGAGGCCTTCCGGGCAAGTGTACTTTACCCTGTAGCCAAGATTCAGGATGAGTTCATTGACCGACTTCAATTCCAACTGCTCAAACGGGTCATCAGCGTGACCCGGATGTCGCGTCACGGGGGCACCTTCATCATTTTCCCGGGTAACAATCCTCCGGACTTGTCGGTGGACAACCCACATATCCAGATCAAGTATCGCTTCCTTCGGGATGAAGCCATTGAGCGCCAGCAGAACCTGATGATCCGCACCATTCGCCTGGCCACCACCGCCCTCGGCGATATCAACAAGCCCGACAAAATCATTTCCTGGAAAGATTATGTCGAACTACGTCACGAGTCGGCGGTCTACGATCTGGAAGAAGCGCTTTACGAACAGGCCCAGTTCGTGGCCAGCCTGGCCGCGGTGGACGGTGCAGTGGTGACCACCGGCCGCGGGGCGATTGGTTTTGGCGGCATGATCGTGGGGTCGCTTGATAAACTCACCGAGGTTGCCATAGCCAACGATGTCGAGGGCAAGATGGTCACCCTGGCCAAGATCGAGGGGTATGGCTCGCGGCATCGCTCGGTCTACCACCTGTGCAACGCCATCCATCAGGTCATGGCCATCGTCGTCTCCCAGGACGGCAATGTGCAGTTGGCCAAATGGCGCAACGGTATCGTCACCTGCTGGGATCTCACCAGCCAGATGTTCATCGGCGACAACTAA
- a CDS encoding ATP-binding protein, protein MAHRPRPVWGSVPLKIATIYLVVSVLWIVFSDHLVALFFQDSQLITKVQTLKGWFFVGSTAVLIYALMRREIAAYERTSRRLAKSSQELRDILDAMPVGVAMTDGTTIEYININFSQRYGYTLDEIPTDEQWFLHAYPDPVYRESLIAEWRGEIMRAKVEGAQVKAFEVRVTCKNGEVRQAITNTQIIGNRIVVIFTDITERELLHNELVKIQKLESIGLLAGGLAHDFNNILTGIMGNLSFAQIQLDAEHPACAPLKAAEHAATRAVELTGQLLTFSRGGEPVKKVLALDTLINESMTLMLRGSKVKGGTHLEDDLWCVDADGGQISQVLNNIIINAVQAMPEGGRLDVFAENLEIEQDNGAVLAPGQYVQIRLQDNGKGMPHETLERIFDPYFTTKPEGSGLGLASAYSIIKRHGGSITAESQPGQGTTFTLLLPATDSRPEVEKESDTTSAPVRNDRPRRILVMDDEAAICDIAKAMLTHLGYQVDTCTDGAEAIERYEQALATDQEGYAAVIMDLTVPGGLGGKDAAQQILARNAAACLIVSSGYSHDPIMADYRSYGFRGVLAKPYKIGSLAQVLATVLAS, encoded by the coding sequence ATGGCTCATCGCCCACGACCCGTCTGGGGATCGGTTCCCCTGAAAATTGCAACAATCTACCTGGTTGTTTCCGTACTGTGGATCGTGTTCTCCGATCATCTGGTGGCACTGTTTTTCCAGGACAGTCAGCTGATCACCAAGGTCCAAACCCTAAAGGGATGGTTTTTTGTCGGCAGTACGGCAGTGCTGATCTATGCACTCATGCGGCGGGAAATAGCAGCATATGAACGTACCTCCCGACGTCTGGCCAAGAGCAGCCAGGAGCTCAGAGATATTCTCGATGCCATGCCGGTGGGGGTTGCCATGACCGATGGCACCACCATTGAGTACATCAATATCAACTTCAGCCAGCGGTACGGCTACACGCTGGATGAAATTCCCACCGATGAACAGTGGTTTCTCCACGCCTATCCAGATCCAGTATACCGTGAATCCTTAATCGCGGAATGGAGAGGGGAAATCATGCGGGCCAAGGTTGAGGGCGCCCAGGTCAAAGCCTTTGAGGTCCGTGTGACCTGTAAGAACGGCGAGGTCCGCCAAGCCATCACCAACACCCAGATCATTGGCAACCGTATCGTGGTCATCTTTACCGACATCACCGAACGGGAGTTGCTCCACAATGAGTTGGTCAAGATACAAAAACTGGAATCCATAGGATTGCTCGCCGGTGGTCTGGCCCATGATTTCAACAATATTCTCACCGGTATCATGGGCAACCTGTCCTTTGCCCAGATTCAACTGGATGCGGAGCACCCGGCCTGTGCACCGCTCAAAGCCGCTGAACACGCCGCCACCCGTGCCGTTGAATTGACCGGGCAGCTGCTGACCTTTTCCCGGGGCGGTGAGCCGGTGAAAAAGGTGCTCGCACTGGATACACTGATCAACGAGTCCATGACCCTGATGCTGCGCGGCAGCAAGGTCAAAGGGGGGACACATCTGGAAGATGACCTGTGGTGCGTCGATGCGGACGGCGGCCAGATATCCCAAGTCCTCAACAACATCATTATCAATGCGGTCCAGGCCATGCCTGAAGGCGGCCGGCTCGATGTCTTTGCCGAAAATCTCGAGATTGAGCAGGACAATGGTGCCGTCCTTGCGCCGGGACAATACGTGCAGATTCGCCTTCAGGATAACGGCAAGGGAATGCCCCATGAAACCCTGGAACGAATTTTTGATCCCTACTTCACCACCAAGCCCGAGGGGAGCGGCCTGGGTCTGGCCTCGGCCTATTCCATCATCAAACGTCATGGTGGCAGTATCACCGCCGAGTCTCAACCTGGGCAGGGCACAACCTTTACCCTGCTGCTTCCGGCAACCGATTCACGGCCCGAGGTCGAGAAAGAATCCGACACCACCTCCGCGCCGGTTCGAAATGACCGCCCCCGGCGCATCCTGGTCATGGACGATGAGGCGGCAATCTGCGATATTGCCAAAGCAATGCTGACACATCTCGGCTACCAGGTCGACACCTGCACCGACGGCGCGGAAGCTATCGAGCGTTACGAACAGGCACTTGCCACCGATCAAGAAGGCTATGCGGCGGTGATTATGGATTTGACCGTACCCGGTGGCCTTGGCGGCAAGGACGCCGCGCAGCAGATCCTTGCCCGGAATGCGGCGGCCTGCCTGATCGTTTCCAGCGGCTATTCCCACGATCCGATCATGGCCGATTACCGGAGCTACGGATTCAGGGGTGTTCTGGCCAAACCCTACAAGATCGGTTCGTTGGCTCAGGTGCTGGCCACGGTTCTCGCAAGCTGA
- the nadA gene encoding quinolinate synthase NadA: MKNGVREVLAEVTIPQVKIPAHPVKRILPAAETEALKERIKTMLREKNAALVAHYYTEGVLQDLAEETGGCVADSLEMARFGTEHPAQTLVVAGVRFMGETSKILNNEKRVLMPDLAATCSLDENCPIELFSDFCDRHPEHTVVVYANTSAEVKARADWVVTSGIALPVIKHLAERGEKILWAPDRHLGRYVQQLTGVEMILWPGSCVVHEEFKADALRNMRSLHPNAAVLVHPESPKEVVEQADVVGSTTALIQAVQNLSNKEFIVATDAGIFNKMRQLAPDKILLGAPTGGDGATCESCARCPWMEMNTLEKLAHVLETGEGEIHVAPELAARAKLPIQRMLDFAKTLKKD; encoded by the coding sequence ATGAAAAACGGAGTACGAGAAGTGCTGGCAGAGGTCACCATTCCCCAGGTGAAGATTCCCGCGCATCCGGTGAAACGCATCTTGCCGGCTGCAGAAACAGAGGCTCTGAAAGAGCGTATCAAAACCATGCTGCGGGAGAAAAATGCCGCACTGGTTGCCCATTACTATACAGAGGGTGTCCTTCAGGACCTGGCCGAGGAGACGGGCGGCTGCGTGGCCGACTCCCTGGAGATGGCCCGATTCGGCACCGAGCATCCGGCCCAGACCTTGGTGGTGGCCGGTGTGCGTTTTATGGGCGAGACCTCCAAGATCCTCAACAATGAAAAGCGGGTGTTGATGCCCGACCTGGCGGCAACCTGTTCATTGGATGAGAACTGTCCCATTGAGCTTTTCAGTGACTTCTGCGATCGTCATCCCGAGCATACCGTGGTGGTCTACGCCAATACCAGTGCCGAGGTCAAGGCCCGAGCCGACTGGGTGGTCACCTCGGGTATTGCCCTGCCGGTGATCAAACATCTGGCGGAGAGGGGCGAAAAGATCCTCTGGGCGCCGGATCGGCACCTGGGACGCTACGTGCAGCAGCTCACCGGGGTGGAAATGATTCTCTGGCCTGGCTCCTGTGTGGTCCATGAGGAATTTAAGGCCGATGCCCTGCGCAACATGCGTTCTCTGCACCCTAACGCGGCGGTGCTGGTCCATCCCGAATCCCCCAAAGAGGTGGTGGAGCAGGCCGATGTGGTCGGTTCGACCACGGCCCTGATTCAGGCGGTGCAGAACTTGAGCAACAAGGAGTTCATCGTGGCCACGGATGCCGGTATCTTCAACAAGATGCGACAGTTGGCTCCGGATAAGATCCTGCTCGGCGCTCCCACCGGCGGTGACGGTGCCACCTGTGAGAGCTGCGCCCGCTGTCCATGGATGGAGATGAATACCCTGGAGAAACTCGCCCATGTGCTGGAAACCGGCGAGGGCGAAATTCATGTGGCCCCCGAATTGGCAGCCAGGGCAAAATTGCCGATTCAGCGTATGCTTGATTTTGCCAAGACACTGAAAAAAGACTGA